The following DNA comes from Cucumis sativus cultivar 9930 chromosome 7, Cucumber_9930_V3, whole genome shotgun sequence.
GTTCCACAGATGAAGGAAGATTGccttcaaaactattttttgaTATATCAAAGTGGTCAACTTGTGGTAGAAGGAGACCTAAATGGGTAGGCAATTGACcactaaaattattacttGAAATTTGCAAATGCCTCAAACTAGTGTGGTTTCGTGTGGAGAGTTGAAGAGGTCCTGAAAGTGAGTTGTTCCTCAAATCCAAAGAGTTCAACGCAGAGTTATTATGTAGCAACCAGAAAGGAAAAGGTCCAACCAAGTGGTTATGAGAAAGGTCAAGATATTTCAACTTATGTTGTGAGAGTAAGAAAGTTGGGAATTTTGATGCAGTTTGGTCATTGAGGTTACAACTAGGCATTGAGAGGGTTTCCAATTGAAACTTAGGTTGCCATTCATGTAATTCTTCCGTTTCCACTCGAATATTGTTTCCACCTAATAGGTGAAAGTGTCTAAGGTTAGAGTGGTTCGCCAAGGAGGAGAATGAGAAAGTGCCTTCAAAGTCATTTTCCTCGAGAGATAAGTACTCCATTGATGTGAGCTTTGAAATGGTGGTCGGAATTTTTCCACTAAATTCATTATATGAGATATCAACAACTTTAAGTTTGGTGAAGTTTCCAACACATTCTGATAATTCGcctttgatttgattatttcttAGCTTCAACTCAATTAGGTTGTTTGCTTCACAAAATCCTgcattagaaaatgaaaatcttacactttcatttatttagaataaaaacaagaatgtGAAAAACAAGAGTTGGATTCGTCAAATTATTGTAAGAGCTTACCATGTATTGGTAACGAACCATTGAATTGATTGTGTGATAGATTCAATACTTTCAAGTTCTTCAAATCTGGTCCGtgatcacaacaaaaaaatacatatacacaACACTATTAGCACTACTTGAAActtaaatcattattttttttcataaccATATACTATTTTACGTGCCTTGCAAAGGTATGACTCCATCATAATAATTATGGTTAGAAAGATCCAAAATTTCCAAGCTCCTTAATTTTGCAATATCTGGACAACCAAACATTCAAATaagggaagaaaagaaaaaagaaaaattgaaaatggaacataaatgtcaaatgaatttaaatatgataaatgCTAATTACCTTCGGTAGGAATAATGCCACCCAGATCCTCGTTACCATCGAGACTCAAAATCTTTAATGATATAAGTCCTTTCAACGATGAAAAGATACTATTGTTGAAATTATTATCTTGAAGATGTAAAATCTCCAATTTATTCAAACTTGAAAATCCATCCAATCCTGTATGATAAGCCAAGCAGCTAAGTTATTTTGATCAAACCATTATACCGAATATGACAATTATTGGAAATGACTATCATTGAAATGGTTACAATTCTAAGcttttataacataaaattaattttaaatctaaaaatgttGTTCTACAAAAGTTGAgaacaaaaaatcattttgaaaagtagTTCTTcttgtttatataaaatttcaaggttaggttttgtttttctctctcgaTTTAAAACAATGTAGTTTTTTTCACAGCACAATAAAGAATATCTCGACATTTGATACCAACAACAAATACAAACGAGAAGCACAAAGAATGAACACAAGATTGAAAATGACCTTGTATTGTTCCATTCAAATGGTTACCACTTAGATCCAACACTCTTAGCTTTTTTAAACCTGTGTCgaagagaaatatatattacattattaGAGATACATATTCAATAATTGATATTAGAAGAAGTGGTAATAGCAAATAGGCCGGCAAGTGAATCATCCAAcacttctaatattttaaataccaATTGGGTATAATTTGGAATTAAGTTCATCGACCAATAAGTACTCAATCTgcaaaaattgtcattttcaaaCTCTAATTAGTTATTACCTAAAATCAcaatttgatatcaattcaTTATTACCTCGCATTTCAGGGACCATATTCAATCTATTGTAGCTTAGATCCAGCACCCTCAAGTTTTCTAAACCTGTTTTTACCAAATTAAACAacacaaaacagaaaaatatatgattttcaaaacatcatttcaaattagaaaaacaatatatagacacacacacatatataatataaatataaacatatacatCTATGCTTAAAATAGCCATTACAATATCTAATATCTATGTGAGCATTTGTGAGTATTGAAAGTAAGGTTCGAGAATTTTCACTAGTAACTTTCCTACTGAAGGTAAACctaatatgtttatatatttcaaatttgtcaatATTACTAGTGGAAATTGTATCTTTATtcataaaaatgattttgtcacgtaagaaaaaataaaatgcaatttaaagtaattaacagATAGCATAAAGATTTTGGCACATGacaattaagtatatagttaAATAATTGGGTGAAATGCATATAGAGATAGGTGCagtatgtatataatatatttaaacagTATACCTTGCAATTGTAGCATCTCATTGAGTTGATTGACACCTATATGCAATTCTGTTAAGTGTTCCAAACCTATGATTGACAATagcatagaaaaaaaaaactaaacaaaattaacatgtGGAAGAGAATCTCAATTCAATTTgattaaactaattatatcTATGGAGTTGGATTTGAGATTTGGCgtagaaatatatatgtatgaatcCAGGATGAAGCTAggtaaaaataattgtgaaatttaattaaaattacacaTTGGATAACTAACCAAGTAAAGTGATAGAGCCTTTTAATAGATTTGCTTCAAGCACCAACTTGTTCATCGACGGAACCCCACTCAAAGATGGAATGATTtgattatcaaaataattccGAGTAAGATTTAAAGTCTCTAGTTTATTGAGCCCTAAagagagggaagaaaaacaacatttaattatcaattaccttctaatgaaataaattacaatatgtAAGAataggaagagaaagaaagaaagaaagaaggaaaataaatatacacatACCTTGATTTGCAGTGAAACGAGAGAAACCATTATAAGACAAATCAAGAGTTTTCAATTGCTTCAAATCTTGAAATAGAGAAGCATTCAACAAAGAAGTTGGACTATTGTTATTAGGATCATAACTCAACAAGTCATAGAGAAAAAGCTCAATCACATGGGCAGTAGAAGTGAGATCATCATCGTTATTGCATTTAACTCGATCCCAGTTGCAACAATTAGCTCCAACCCAAGAATCAAAAGGGTTATTGTAGTTCTTGAAGGTGTTATCATTTGATAAAAAGAAGCTCTTTATACCTAACAAACCCaatctttcttcctcttcacaTTCGATAGATATCTGAAAATTATGAGCCATAACAATGAACGTCACTAATAATACTCTAAAGTACTTACACTTCATTTTACACTCTTTGAATGATATTGCAGTTTTCTTAACTAGGCTATATGTATAGAAAGTAGAACAGAGACCATCCTTTTTATTgctattaaattgaaatgaaacgGAAGATCACTAGATgattactatatattataatggAAATagtaatatcaaaattataggaaaatgaaatgttcGGATGTGCCAACTCTATTTGACCTACTTCTAAGACTGAAAATTGTCACCACAAACCAATACAAGTTCTTTCAATGTACATAAGGTTActcaaaatatatagaattgtTCTAAACCAAACGCGTTTAACTTTATAGTTCCTATAACTGAGTCATTCATGTGTGCCTAGTTGGAATAGATAATAACTCTAAATTTTTCTAAGTCTTTATTTGATCAAGATCTCTTTCATTTAAATGTAATGTTCAGTTCATTCGTATCTCACTTCTAAACTTGAAACATGTTATAACATTTGAACTTGAACTACTCtgtttagtttatatatagtttcatATCATTTATTCCCAAAGGAGACTAAGgattattaaaatgaaattatttattaataagattattaaatcataaattgaCCAAAAAGATAAGCATATGGgtttaaattcaacaaatattgaaaattttaaaagtttccaAATGGAATGTATATGGCAAtggaataaattaaagattgaGAAACCATAAGACAtacgttttgttttaataatctAAACATCAAATAAAGATATAATTAAGTACTAATCATATAAAACTTGATAGATACTTAGATTAATTAACTCAATTGAGTAAACTCACATAATAAACTCTATAGTCCTTAATCATGGTTAAATAGTGAATTAGAAAGTAATTAAATCacacataaaattcaaatttaacttagcttgtggtttttttttaaaaaaaatcgggtgtgaacaattattttaaatttattaatcttCCAAGtggatttattatatttcttttgaagctgaaaaaaaagaaaaaaatatggaagaaggttgaaatttttgtcGTCGTTCAATCCGTCATTAGCGATTAggtcaaatttcaaaagactcacaaaattttaatggaacaaattttcattacgATTGAATTCAAAAGGCTTTCACATagcttttttattatattggtTTGATGGCTTCAAAATGATGATGtatttaagttatttaatggttaattttcataaatataacaaatcggTAAAGTATTTAGTTCTAATATTTGtctaatatttctattttttatggaGGATTTTGGGAAACAATcggtttagtttagtttgagttgaatgggagaaataagaaaatgaaaggagaaTTTATCCAAAATGCTTTGGGAACATGAGTGGTCTTGAAGTTGTTGGTATCTCACATATACATAATCGTTTTAGTGGAAAAATTCCAGACGTAACCATTTCCAAACTCATGAGTATGTATATCCCTTTATGAAAATGACTTTGAAGGGTTCTTTCTCATTCACTTCCTTAGCTAACCACTCTAATTAACCTTCCACTTTATTCACACTATcaggaagaaataataatatagttgGAAACAGCATTCAAGTGGAAACAGAAGGACTACATGAATGGCACCCTAAATTTCAGCTGGAAATTCTATCACTGCCTCCTAGTTGTAACCTCAATGACAAAGTTGGTTTCTTACTCTCACAGCATAACTTGAAATACATAGATCTTTCTCATAACCACTTGGTTGGACCGTTCCCTCTTTGGTTGTTACAGAATAACCATGAACTGTAGTATTTGGATTTAAGTAACAACTCACTTACGAGACCTTTTCAACTCTCCACATGAAACCACACCGGTTTGAGACTTTTAGAAATTTCaagtaataattttagtgGTCAATTGCCAACCCACTTGGGTCTCCTTTTACCACAACTTGACCTCTTCAATATATCATAAAATCGTTTTGAAGGCAACCTTCCTCCATCTATGGAACAAATGAAGATGTTATATCGGTTGGATGTATTAAACAACAAGTTTTCTGGagatttacaaattttggTGTTCAATAACATGTCTTCGCTACAATTTTTGCTTCTAGCAAACAATTTCTTTAGTGGAAACATTGAGGATGcatggaaaaataaaagaagctTGATTGCATTGGATATAATATCCAACAATATGATATCTGGCAAAATTCCTACTTGGATTGGTAGTTTAGAAGGCCTTCAATATGTCCAAACCTCGAGAAACCGTTTTGCAGGTGAACTTCCTATACAAGTTCGCTCCCTTTCTGAACTTAAAATGTTGGATGTCTCTCTAAATCAATTAGTTGGTGAAGTACCATCCACCTGCTTCAACTCTCCATCATTGGCTTACTTATACATGCAAAAGAATGGCAGGAGCTATACCACAAGTGTACTTTTTATCTGATTTGCCCTCAAACTTAAAAGTTATTGATCTAACTTACAACTACTTTTCAGAACATAATTCCTAAATGACCAAACATATTTACAAGCTTGCGggttcttttgaaaaattaacaagatataaaattgaaagttttcaACAGTGAGACTCGTacacttttttgaaaaaacaagtAGAATTAAAAGCTTCATGCTTCTCAACTCCTTCCTCCTACATCCCCTCAAACTTGGCGGTGATCTAATTTGGCAAACCATAATCCACTTGACAtactttagttattttttcaattaattgcTTGGTTGGTTCTCTTCTTGCTTCTCAAGGAATCCAAACAACACACACCCCACCATTGAAAATCACCACCTCTTCACTTTTCGACAGTCCAAATGGGTCCTTTTGACTTctgtattttatgttttattccCTAAAAATCTTTGATCATGATGGACCATCTTCAATCCTCAACCATCCGATTAAGATCTAGAAGGATAAGACATTGTCTGGATTCTTTGAATAGTTGACTAAATGTTCCTTTCGTGGGTCACTTCACATTCAAATGCTAATGCTCTTTCTTCAATCTCTCAAATTCCTTTTTATGTGAGAAAATTTCTGTCACTACTCCTCAAAAATTTTCTTCCCATCTCTATTTTCATCCATTCTATTGTCACACGAAAGTAACCTATCAATcctatcaaataataaatcgAGGTAGTATGtatcataatataatatacgatactttttttctattatatgGCTTATATTCTCgagtttatattatttttcctcGTAGTAGCGTTTGAACTCAAATCAAAAGGTAaatatcatttcttttcttctattaatgtttatttttgttttgtaattattttcaaaagtatatatcaaaatttatagtatCAAAGATCTCTCAAGTTAAAAAGATTGGCTAATTAGTGAATTCATATCTTTGAAGTTTGTTCGATTGTAGTTCTATGTGTACTttcaatattgtttattttagtccttgtgttttttataaatcttaaatttagttcatcaaaattaatttctactttcattttttaaaaattagctaaataacaaaaaaaaaaaacaacaacaatttaatgtgttttcaaagtttactgtaaaaaaattcaatagatAACAAAATGGACAATAAGCTAGAAGTATGGattgaattgaagaaaaacaaaaagtgtaGAGATCAATATTGAACAAAGTTCAAAGTATAGTGTTCACAATGACGTGTTGAACCGTTCCATGGCTAGTTAATTTAGAAACGAAACCACCCTTCTCtaaatagataattaaagAAGTAGAAACCAACAATTGAAAAGGAAGATAGAAAGGCAAAAGGAGAAACTTAGAAAAGAACAGTGAGAGAGAAGACAACACAAAaagggaaataaaagaaagaagttatAAAAGGGGTTGACAAAGCAAAGCCATTAGCCCATTACAATTAATAGAAAGCAGAGCAAAGCAAAGCATAtaaagcaaaatttcaaaaagcaacaaaataaaaggaaagaaaagagtgTAAAGCAAAAGTCATGACTCATAAGTCGAAGCTTTGAAAAAGGGTTCATATGGCTTTTGCATTTGTCAAATATATAATCTCAAAAATCCTAAGTATTCCTTCACGCAACCACTTACAAAAAAAAGGGATACAAAATGGgatcattttttaaacaaaaattccaCTAATCTCACACGTAAACAAAGTGTTTTTACCCAAcacacttcttctttttaccaAAGATATAGTTTACAAGTCATGAGTGTATATTTTGGTGAGTTGAGTTCTAGCGCAAACAACTATTCAATACACGTTTTATAATTAACACCACTCAACTAgtagaaattttaatatatctaTTTGAATTGGGACATGTTCTAGAGTTTCTTTTTCTgacttttgtatttgaaaacattaatTGAAAATCCAAAGGATGCCTTGAAATGTAGACattggtttattttagtttggaaaTTCAATGTGCCCAAGTTGACTCATTCATCATAAGTCCATTTCAATGCAAAGTCCAACTCCTAAAATGTCAAATCCACCAACACGCTTTCATTGTTCAATGCCACTTTCTACCTCTCCATTCATTATTATGCCCACTCATACTCATtcattctttgaacttttcttcCTCCACCCTCTTCTCCCGAGAAAACCTCACTTTCCTTTTAAAAGCGTGACgatatgataaataataaatgaacatagtatgaaaagatgaataaatttgcaaacatcattttttgtttacaaCAAACTATGAGATACGATGAAGTATGAAGCTTTtacttcaaaaatcaaataaatgaaCATATTACGTTTCAAGATTGGTATCTTTTAACTAGTTGAGATACGAACATATCATCCTAACTATCTTTAAATCTCAAACTAAGTTTACCCGTTACcacttttataaatagaaagcGAAGTTGAGAATGATTTTCAATATTCAAAAGTGCAACTTGGAAGCAAAGGGAATGACAAACCAAACAAAGTTTTAATTAGGCCATTGACTTGGAATgtaacctttttcttttttccatctctactttttcttgtctttttttttttttttagtttcattgAAGAAGTTTCATTGCAACATCATTCCCATTTCGCCAATGAAATGACTTCCTTATGacccaaaaaataataatttagaaaaaagcaaaacttttttttcaatttcaaccaCTAAATTCCCAATTCTCTCTTTCCTCCACTCAATAAAAACCCCCTCTTCCTCCCTTCTTCCCCCATTCTCtctgtttttcaaaaaaaatactcttcCCCATGGCCACCACCAACGCCACCGCCGTTGTCCATTCCTCTACCACAACCTTCGTCGAAGCTGACCCATCAACATTCCGATCAATCGTACAAAAGCTAACTGGAGCACCCCACCACCCACCGGCGGCGTATCGGCTGCAGGAACGGCGGCGGAGTAGCAAGAAACTGGAGTTGGAGTTGAACACCGGATACACCACGACCGGAGGAATTGGAAACGGGATGGTGTCGCCGGTGTCTACGTTGGATTTTATGGGGTGTGGGAGTCCGTgtgaagaggaagagagagcTATAGCGGAAAAAGGATATTATTTACATCCGAGTCCGATTAACACTCCGGGAGGATCTGACCCGCCTCATCTTTTGCCATTGtttcctctttcttctccttccaaTTGTAATAACAGaaattattatgtttcttCTTAAAACTCTTCTCTCTTCAGTCATATATTGTTATTTCATTATTACTAGTGATTTGTGTATGTGAGAATCTATACAATTTCTGTTCCGGAAACTCAAACAATATTGAATGAGAAAGCTATTAGGATTATTGTCTTCTAGTAACAATTCAATATGAATTCACAGTACAAAGTTGACTTCCGACGTCTTGGAACGAAGTGCAGGCCGCACAGAcagtttcattttttgtttatgcaTTTACATCCTTGATTAAGAGAGAAGGTTTCAACCACCTTCTCACTAATCCTAAAATATACGATTTCGTGGTAATACATCCTGTCTTTTTACCTAAGTAGTCCTCTGCatgatcaatattttaatcttgatcatacctaacaaaaaaaatcaaactaggaaccaaaaaacaaatggaATAGTAGGTATAAAGTGAATTGCCTAATGCTTCAAATTAGTTCAAATTCCTGCATTTTCTGGCATATACTGTATATCTAAGAGAGGTCGTATTTCTTTGAGCTAGATGGACAAAGtaaaaaagcataaatttCGCTAAAA
Coding sequences within:
- the LOC101217171 gene encoding VQ motif-containing protein 11, translated to MATTNATAVVHSSTTTFVEADPSTFRSIVQKLTGAPHHPPAAYRLQERRRSSKKLELELNTGYTTTGGIGNGMVSPVSTLDFMGCGSPCEEEERAIAEKGYYLHPSPINTPGGSDPPHLLPLFPLSSPSNCNNRNYYVSS
- the LOC105434406 gene encoding receptor-like protein 9b encodes the protein MKCKYFRVLLVTFIVMAHNFQISIECEEEERLGLLGIKSFFLSNDNTFKNYNNPFDSWVGANCCNWDRVKCNNDDDLTSTAHVIELFLYDLLSYDPNNNSPTSLLNASLFQDLKQLKTLDLSYNGFSRFTANQGLNKLETLNLTRNYFDNQIIPSLSGVPSMNKLVLEANLLKGSITLLGLEHLTELHIGVNQLNEMLQLQGLENLRVLDLSYNRLNMVPEMRGLKKLRVLDLSGNHLNGTIQGLDGFSSLNKLEILHLQDNNFNNSIFSSLKGLISLKILSLDGNEDLGGIIPTEDIAKLRSLEILDLSNHNYYDGVIPLQGT